Below is a window of Deltaproteobacteria bacterium DNA.
TCCAGTTCCAGGGCCCTTGCGTAGTGCGCAATGGCCCTGTCGTCCCGGCCAAGTTTGGAAAGGATGACTGCCAGCTTGAACTGGACGTCGGCAAAACCGTCCTTCATCGCCAGGGCACTTTCATAACATACGGCGGCGCCTTGAAGGTCCCCTTTTTTTGCAAGATAATCACCCAGGCCGGCCTGGGCCGCGAAAAACCGGGGCTCGATTTTTACGGCCTGGGCGTAGGTTTGTCCCGCTGCCTCTATCTGTCCGGTATCCATGTACGCCTTGCCCATGTTCACAAGGGCCATGAGGTTTTTGGGATCAAGGGCAACGGCCTTCCTGTATTCGCCTATGGCCTCCTCCTTTTTTCCCATCAGGGCCAGGACCACTCCCACGCCGTTCATTGCATCGGAGTCTTTTGGAGCAAGGGCCAGCGTTCTCTTGTACTCGGCAAGGGCCTGATCCAAAAGGCCCGAACGGGTCAGGGCGTTGGCCAGGTTGTGGGAAGCGTCCACGTAGCCAGGTTCGAGGGCCACTGCTGCGCGGTACTGGGCGATCTCACCCTTCGGGTCGCAGCTGGCGCGCAGGGCTGCTCCCAGATTGTTGCGCGCCCTGATGATGCGCGGCCAGGGCGAGAACCGCCGAGAGCGCCAGGAAGAGAGCCAGGAAAAGGGCCGACCGGGCTTCCGGCAGAAAGCGTTTCGCCTTCGATGCGAGCCCTTCCGCCGCCTTGTTACAGATGGCCGCCGCCCCCATTACCGTAAGGACCGAAAGGCCTGCCAGGGCAGGGTACATCCTGTGCTCGAAGGCGAGGTCCTTCAAGGGAAGAATCGACGAGGAAGGTGCCAGGACCACGAAGAACCAGGCCCCCCAGAACCCGGCGGGATTTTTCCGTTTAAGGCCCAACAGGGTCGCGGCCAGGGCCGGAATCCAGAACAGGGCGGCGGTTATTGACATCCAGGCCGGGGGAAGGCTCATGCCGTAATAGTCGAAGCAAAATCCACGGGGAATGAAAAAGAGTCTGACGTAATGCCAGACCACCACTGCCTGGATAGCCAGGTACTGAAAAGGCGTGAGGTTGGGCGCAAGGGGCGTCGCCGCCGCTGTTTTGCCCGTGGCCACAAGAAGGCCCAAAAAAAACAGGGCCAGCAGAAAGCCACCGTAGAGCATCCATGAGCTTTTGATGCTCCGGGCGAAAGAGCCGTGAACAAAGGTGCGGTCATAAAGGAGAATGACCAGGGGGGCGGCGGCTATGGTCTCCTTGGAGGCGGCCCCGGCGCACATGGCGGCTATTGCAAGAAGGTGCCAGCGAAGCGACCGGCCCGTTTCCCATCCCTTTATCGAAAGATGGAGCGATAGCAGAAGGAACAAGGCCGCAAGGCTTTCGCTTCTCTGGGTGACATAGGTGACGGCTGCGGTCTGCATGGGATGAAGGATGAATATGGCCGTTGCGGCCAGGGCCAGGAGGGTAAGGCTGTCCCGGCCCGTCTGTTCCGGGATTCCCTCCGGCTCCGTTACCTTTGGGCCGCCGTATGAAAGGGCCAGGGTGCGTCGGGCCAGAAGGAAGAACAAGAATCCAGCACACAGGTGGATGAGAAGGTTCATCAGCCGGTAGCCGCTTGGGGAAAGCCCGCCTGCGGCGTA
It encodes the following:
- a CDS encoding tetratricopeptide repeat protein, with amino-acid sequence MALEPGYVDASHNLANALTRSGLLDQALAEYKRTLALAPKDSDAMNGVGVVLALMGKKEEAIGEYRKAVALDPKNLMALVNMGKAYMDTGQIEAAGQTYAQAVKIEPRFFAAQAGLGDYLAKKGDLQGAAVCYESALAMKDGFADVQFKLAVILSKLGRDDRAIAHYARALELDPGFFAARYNLGNAFLRLGEVKAAVEQLRRATQLQPKNQAARENLDIALKLLNRRP